The following are encoded together in the Saccharospirillaceae bacterium genome:
- a CDS encoding dihydroorotase, which translates to MQTTASAILIKHATLVNEGVIKEQDVRITNQRIELIADHISAAPDDTIIDASGLYLLPGMIDDQVHFREPGMPGKGTIRSESRAAVAGGITSYMEMPNVIPATTNQAALQQKLDIASQNSLANYSFYLGATNDNIEDIKKIDPTQVCGVKAFMGASTGSLLVDDPKALEDVFRYSPVLIATHCEDNATVQANSQKLELDLPPEQWQPIHHPQIRDHEACYRSSSLAVSLAKKHEADLHVLHLTTAKEMALFSAGPLIDKNGQRKKITAEACVHHLWFSDKDYARLGNKIKCNPAIKSEQDRQTLLKAINDDVIDIIATDHAPHTLEEKQQPFYKAPAGLPLVQHALLTLLDQYHRGVFSLEKVVEKVCHNPAIRYQVKDRGFIREGYFADLVLVDLDGQTTVEQTSLRYLCQWSPFAGHTFSASIRSTFVNGKEVYSNGDITEPFIAGTSPALPLVFQRANS; encoded by the coding sequence ATGCAAACCACTGCGTCTGCCATACTGATAAAGCATGCCACACTCGTTAACGAAGGCGTAATAAAAGAACAGGATGTTCGCATTACAAACCAGCGGATCGAGTTAATCGCTGATCATATTTCTGCCGCTCCTGACGATACCATAATTGATGCCAGTGGCCTTTATTTACTGCCTGGAATGATCGACGACCAGGTACACTTTCGTGAGCCGGGAATGCCCGGTAAAGGAACCATTCGCTCTGAGTCCCGCGCTGCGGTTGCCGGTGGCATTACCAGTTACATGGAAATGCCAAATGTGATCCCAGCCACGACTAACCAGGCGGCACTGCAGCAAAAACTGGATATTGCCAGCCAGAACTCACTGGCTAATTATTCGTTTTATCTCGGCGCTACCAACGATAATATTGAAGATATCAAGAAAATTGATCCGACACAGGTATGCGGTGTGAAAGCGTTTATGGGCGCATCCACCGGTAGCCTGCTGGTGGACGATCCCAAAGCCCTTGAGGATGTATTTCGCTATTCACCGGTATTGATTGCCACCCACTGTGAGGACAATGCAACGGTTCAGGCAAACAGCCAAAAGCTGGAATTGGATTTACCTCCGGAGCAATGGCAACCGATCCATCATCCGCAAATTCGCGATCACGAAGCCTGCTATCGCTCTTCGTCACTGGCTGTCAGTCTGGCTAAAAAACACGAAGCCGATCTGCATGTATTGCATTTGACAACAGCAAAGGAAATGGCGCTTTTCTCTGCCGGACCACTCATCGATAAAAACGGTCAGCGTAAAAAAATAACGGCTGAAGCCTGTGTGCACCACTTATGGTTCTCTGATAAAGACTATGCCCGTCTGGGTAATAAGATTAAGTGTAACCCGGCAATAAAATCCGAGCAGGATCGCCAGACCCTACTAAAGGCAATTAATGATGATGTTATCGACATTATTGCTACCGATCATGCACCACACACACTGGAAGAAAAACAACAACCGTTTTACAAAGCTCCAGCGGGCTTACCCTTAGTGCAGCACGCGCTACTCACCTTGCTTGATCAGTACCACCGAGGCGTATTCAGCCTGGAAAAAGTGGTGGAAAAAGTCTGCCATAACCCGGCTATTCGTTATCAGGTAAAAGACCGTGGCTTTATACGCGAAGGCTACTTTGCTGACCTTGTATTGGTGGATCTCGATGGCCAAACCACGGTTGAGCAAACCAGCTTGCGGTATTTATGCCAGTGGTCTCCCTTCGCAGGACATACCTTCAGTGCCAGCATCCGATCGACCTTTGTGAACGGTAAGGAAGTCTATAGCAATGGCGATATAACCGAACCGTTTATTGCGGGTACTTCACCGGCATTGCCACTTGTTTTTCAACGCGCCAATTCATAA
- a CDS encoding carbonate dehydratase — MLRKNPSGHFPQVSASAYIDKTAIICGNVIIGDNVFVGPYAVIRADEVDENGDMEPIVIGSDSNIQDGVVIHSKAGARVTVGSRTSIAHRSIIHGPCSVGDNVFIGFNSVVFRTDIGDGCVVRHNCVVDGTDIPAGTVIPPVVHIGPEYDLATLPQTDKSASDFSESIISANHYLVKGYKQLANEF, encoded by the coding sequence ATGTTACGTAAAAATCCAAGCGGTCATTTCCCACAAGTCAGCGCCAGTGCCTATATCGATAAAACTGCCATTATTTGTGGCAATGTAATCATTGGTGATAACGTTTTCGTTGGACCTTACGCCGTCATTCGTGCTGATGAAGTGGACGAGAACGGAGACATGGAACCCATCGTTATTGGCAGCGATTCCAATATTCAGGATGGCGTCGTGATTCACTCTAAAGCTGGAGCAAGAGTAACCGTTGGTAGCCGCACGTCTATTGCTCACCGCTCAATCATCCACGGACCTTGTTCGGTGGGTGACAACGTATTCATCGGTTTTAACAGTGTGGTGTTCCGCACCGACATTGGTGATGGCTGCGTGGTTCGTCATAATTGCGTGGTAGACGGAACCGATATTCCCGCAGGTACTGTGATCCCTCCAGTGGTGCATATCGGGCCAGAATACGATTTGGCGACGCTGCCGCAAACGGACAAGTCGGCGAGTGATTTTTCAGAGTCGATTATTTCCGCAAACCATTATCTGGTGAAAGGCTATAAACAGCTGGCGAATGAATTTTGA
- a CDS encoding AraC family ligand binding domain-containing protein: MKHESGKQQKEFAHYRNSDVMGGVELLQARFENHTFSRHSHEGYTIGVIEDGAQGFYRTGDNHVAPAGTIILVNADEVHSGHSETQGGWAYRAMYPTPEQLVQLNTDLNQSSGTRGAPYFPNAVIQDPEVARDLYQLLTLDPITNSRLAQETVLYEALRKLLLRHSKTRPSESSAGHYSRPIPGSVLIFSIFLDGKSVSGS; the protein is encoded by the coding sequence ATGAAACACGAATCCGGCAAACAACAGAAAGAATTCGCGCACTATCGCAACAGCGATGTGATGGGTGGCGTTGAGCTGTTGCAGGCACGGTTCGAAAATCACACTTTCTCACGCCACAGCCATGAAGGTTACACCATTGGTGTGATTGAAGACGGTGCCCAGGGTTTCTACCGCACCGGTGATAATCATGTCGCGCCGGCCGGCACCATCATTCTGGTAAACGCCGACGAGGTACACAGCGGTCATTCAGAAACTCAGGGCGGCTGGGCGTATCGAGCGATGTATCCGACGCCAGAGCAGCTCGTTCAGTTAAACACCGATCTGAATCAGTCCTCGGGTACCCGAGGTGCGCCCTACTTTCCTAATGCCGTCATACAAGACCCGGAAGTCGCCCGCGATTTGTATCAGCTGCTGACCCTCGACCCAATCACCAACAGCCGCTTAGCGCAGGAAACCGTGTTGTATGAAGCGCTGCGCAAATTGTTGTTGCGCCACAGCAAAACCCGCCCCAGCGAATCCAGTGCCGGGCATTACTCCCGGCCAATACCAGGCAGCGTTCTGATTTTCTCAATCTTTCTTGACGGCAAATCTGTTTCAGGATCATAA
- a CDS encoding DUF2796 domain-containing protein, whose product MKPSIILASQLLTAMTVLLCNPLHAEVHQHDAHVHGEATLNLVIDNTELLLELESPAANLLGFEHAPKNKAQQQQLDKTKSLLSKVDSLITTTGLKCQLVSAEIEMPYTDHNHGHKHHEHQHDHGHSDEHPKSETSDHSEIHAQYSLSCDIQNTIKQMNVSLFKHFPGLEKLQVMWINGNQQGIANLTPNNSALLLNQ is encoded by the coding sequence ATGAAGCCTTCAATAATTCTTGCCAGCCAACTACTTACTGCAATGACTGTATTGCTTTGCAACCCGCTACATGCAGAAGTCCATCAACACGATGCTCACGTGCATGGCGAAGCGACATTAAATCTGGTGATCGATAACACCGAGCTGCTGTTGGAACTGGAAAGCCCGGCCGCTAATCTCCTGGGTTTTGAACACGCGCCCAAAAATAAGGCCCAGCAACAGCAACTGGACAAAACCAAGTCGCTGTTATCCAAGGTCGATTCGCTGATCACCACAACGGGTCTGAAATGTCAGTTGGTCTCTGCTGAGATTGAAATGCCTTACACAGACCACAATCATGGTCACAAACATCATGAGCATCAACATGATCATGGGCACAGCGATGAACATCCCAAATCAGAAACATCTGACCACAGTGAAATTCATGCGCAATATAGCCTTAGCTGTGACATCCAAAATACCATCAAACAAATGAATGTTTCGTTATTCAAACATTTTCCTGGTTTAGAGAAACTGCAAGTAATGTGGATTAATGGCAACCAGCAAGGCATCGCTAACCTGACACCAAATAACTCTGCGCTGCTACTCAATCAATAA
- a CDS encoding aldehyde dehydrogenase family protein codes for MLAKSYPYYLANKAVFANEDLEVTDKYSGEVATRVALADVAMIDKAIAAADASQDALRKMAPYERQAILNHCVKRFEERFEEMAQALCVEAGKPIKDARGEVGRLIDTFRVAAEESVRMNGEVMNLEVAPRARGYSGMYKRVPIGPCSFISPFNFPLNLAAHKVAPALAVGCPFVLKPASRTPIGALIIGEILAETDLPEGAFSILPCSRDGADLFTTDDRLKLLSFTGSPDVGWDLKARAGKKPVVLELGGNAACIVDEDTSAESGDLTDAIERIIFGAFYQSGQSCIGVQRIMVHESLYERFKTEFIRKVGELKMGDPKDEETFIGPMISLSEANRLKGWIDEAQQLGGNLLVGGNQEGAMLEATVLENVPENAQLNTEEAFGPAAILSSFSDFDDALAQVNNSKFGLQAGIFTKDIYKIQKAWDELEVGGVVIGDVPSWRVDNMPYGGVKDSGVGREGIKFAMEDMTELRLLVIRDKHR; via the coding sequence ATGTTAGCGAAAAGTTACCCTTATTATCTGGCCAATAAAGCGGTGTTTGCCAACGAAGATCTGGAAGTGACCGATAAATATTCCGGTGAAGTTGCCACCCGGGTGGCGCTGGCCGATGTAGCCATGATTGATAAAGCCATTGCCGCAGCGGATGCCAGTCAGGACGCACTGCGTAAAATGGCACCCTATGAGCGTCAGGCTATTCTGAATCACTGCGTCAAACGTTTTGAAGAACGTTTTGAAGAAATGGCACAGGCTTTGTGTGTTGAAGCAGGCAAGCCAATCAAAGACGCTCGTGGTGAGGTAGGGCGTTTAATCGACACTTTCCGGGTGGCGGCAGAAGAATCTGTACGTATGAATGGCGAAGTGATGAACCTGGAAGTGGCACCGCGCGCCCGTGGTTATTCCGGTATGTACAAGCGTGTACCGATTGGTCCGTGCTCTTTTATTTCGCCATTTAATTTCCCATTAAATCTGGCGGCACACAAGGTGGCTCCGGCGTTAGCCGTGGGTTGTCCGTTTGTTCTGAAACCAGCCAGCCGTACCCCCATTGGTGCATTAATCATCGGTGAAATTCTGGCGGAAACCGATTTGCCGGAAGGTGCGTTTTCGATTCTGCCGTGCTCCCGTGACGGCGCGGATTTATTCACTACTGACGATCGGTTAAAACTATTGAGTTTTACCGGATCACCGGATGTTGGTTGGGACTTAAAAGCCCGTGCGGGCAAAAAGCCGGTGGTGCTGGAGCTGGGTGGCAATGCCGCCTGTATCGTCGATGAAGATACGTCTGCTGAAAGCGGTGATTTAACGGATGCCATTGAGCGCATTATTTTTGGTGCCTTTTATCAGTCTGGTCAGAGCTGTATCGGTGTGCAGCGTATTATGGTGCATGAGTCGTTATACGAACGGTTTAAAACTGAGTTCATTCGTAAAGTTGGTGAGCTGAAGATGGGCGACCCTAAAGACGAAGAAACCTTTATTGGTCCGATGATTTCGTTGTCGGAAGCTAATCGTCTGAAAGGATGGATTGATGAAGCACAACAGTTGGGTGGTAACCTTCTGGTGGGTGGCAATCAGGAGGGCGCCATGCTCGAGGCGACGGTGCTGGAAAACGTCCCGGAAAATGCCCAATTAAACACCGAAGAAGCGTTTGGTCCGGCGGCCATTTTGTCTTCGTTCTCGGACTTTGATGACGCTTTAGCTCAGGTCAACAACAGTAAATTTGGTCTGCAGGCGGGGATCTTTACCAAAGATATCTACAAAATCCAGAAGGCCTGGGACGAGTTGGAAGTCGGCGGCGTGGTGATTGGTGATGTACCAAGTTGGCGGGTTGATAATATGCCGTATGGCGGCGTGAAAGATTCTGGCGTCGGACGGGAAGGGATTAAGTTTGCGATGGAAGATATGACCGAGTTGAGGCTGTTGGTGATTCGCGATAAACACCGTTAA
- a CDS encoding ABC transporter ATP-binding protein, with translation MIQLTDLQFSYQRQPVLNITDWQVERGEQLLLCGDSGSGKSTLLHLLAGLNQPDSGQIRIAGEDVNRMSARHRDRFRAKHIGFISQRLNLIPYLSVVDNVLLAARLSGIKTPRSTLIRQAQEKLQQVNLAPELHQQKSENLSIGQQQRVAIVRAMIHQPELILADEPTSSLDHNNRDVFMELLNTLCHEQQTTLVMVSHDMSLATKFSKTTALHSINSVEK, from the coding sequence ATGATCCAACTGACCGACTTGCAGTTTTCTTACCAACGTCAGCCGGTGCTTAATATTACTGATTGGCAGGTGGAACGCGGCGAACAATTGCTGTTATGTGGTGATTCGGGAAGTGGGAAATCGACCTTGCTGCATCTGTTGGCCGGACTCAACCAACCCGATAGCGGCCAAATACGCATAGCCGGGGAAGATGTGAACCGGATGTCAGCTCGTCACAGGGATCGATTCCGGGCGAAGCACATAGGCTTTATTTCACAGCGCCTGAATCTGATTCCGTATTTATCGGTAGTCGACAATGTGCTCCTGGCCGCCCGGTTAAGTGGTATAAAAACTCCGCGCTCAACACTCATCAGGCAAGCTCAGGAAAAACTTCAACAGGTCAACCTGGCTCCGGAGCTTCATCAGCAAAAATCAGAGAACCTGAGTATCGGTCAACAACAACGGGTAGCCATCGTACGCGCGATGATTCATCAGCCGGAACTAATTCTCGCTGACGAACCCACATCATCACTCGACCACAATAATCGGGATGTATTCATGGAATTATTAAACACCTTGTGTCACGAACAGCAAACAACGCTGGTGATGGTGAGTCACGATATGTCTCTGGCAACGAAATTCAGTAAAACCACCGCTCTGCACAGCATCAACTCGGTGGAGAAATAA
- a CDS encoding MerC domain-containing protein, with the protein MSDSNHVVATDTPSTSIKDSFGVICSSLCLAHCLLLPMVLATGALGTAGALLASEQTHLMLLVPVVLLALMSFPASYRRHGSVLPSALALAGLTGLTLALLLGEATETLLTSIGAGLLIIAHLRNRKLLNG; encoded by the coding sequence ATGTCTGACTCCAATCACGTCGTCGCCACCGACACCCCTTCAACCTCGATCAAAGATTCGTTCGGTGTTATTTGCTCCAGCTTGTGTCTGGCACATTGTCTGCTGCTGCCTATGGTGCTGGCGACTGGTGCATTGGGTACTGCGGGTGCGCTGTTGGCCAGTGAACAAACGCACCTGATGCTGCTGGTTCCGGTCGTACTGTTAGCTCTGATGAGTTTTCCAGCCAGCTATCGCCGTCATGGCAGTGTGTTGCCAAGCGCTCTGGCATTGGCCGGACTGACGGGGCTGACACTGGCACTGTTATTGGGGGAGGCAACCGAAACGCTGCTGACATCGATTGGTGCCGGTTTATTGATCATTGCCCACCTGAGAAACAGGAAACTGCTGAATGGCTAG
- a CDS encoding ABC transporter permease — protein sequence MFWRVAFFSLLHRRGSAILTLLAVAISVFSVTAVEHLRHQAKAGFSQTVSGVDLIVGARGGEINLLLYSVFYIGNASRNISYQSFEELRSSREVKWAIPLSMGDSHRGFRVVGTDQNFFRYFRYGQKQPLLFNTGDAFSNARSVVIGAAVAQRLNYRIGDKITIAHGTGRQSFQQHDQYPFEVVGILETTGTPVDQVLYVSLAGLEAVHKPGITPAGAELLKPESITATLVGLKSRLKTFHLQRKINQSQPEPLMAILPGVSLSQLWESMNMMENTLRVISWLILSAALMGLSATLLASMRERQKELAVFRTLGARPWFIFALIQAETLLITLTAIMMALISFSLILSGAQDLISSRFGISIDPNFLTLEIGKVLAIILIASQLVSFYPGYKAYRLSLN from the coding sequence ATGTTCTGGCGTGTTGCTTTCTTCAGTTTATTACATCGCAGAGGCTCGGCCATTTTGACGTTGCTGGCGGTTGCCATCAGTGTTTTCTCCGTTACGGCGGTCGAACATTTACGCCATCAGGCCAAAGCTGGATTTTCTCAGACGGTTTCAGGGGTTGACTTAATTGTCGGTGCTCGTGGCGGTGAAATTAATCTGCTGCTGTATTCCGTTTTTTATATTGGTAATGCCAGTCGCAATATTTCTTATCAGAGCTTCGAAGAACTTCGCAGTTCGCGTGAAGTGAAGTGGGCAATTCCGCTATCCATGGGCGATTCGCACCGGGGTTTCCGGGTAGTGGGTACCGACCAGAATTTCTTCAGATATTTTCGCTATGGCCAGAAGCAACCGCTGCTATTTAATACTGGCGATGCATTTTCAAACGCCCGCAGTGTTGTTATCGGCGCCGCAGTCGCTCAACGACTTAACTACAGAATCGGCGATAAAATCACCATTGCTCACGGTACCGGACGCCAAAGCTTCCAACAACATGACCAATACCCTTTTGAAGTTGTTGGTATCTTAGAAACTACCGGTACGCCTGTGGACCAGGTATTGTATGTGAGCCTTGCTGGCCTGGAGGCGGTTCATAAACCCGGCATAACACCTGCCGGTGCCGAGCTACTCAAACCAGAAAGTATTACGGCAACACTGGTTGGGCTGAAATCGCGACTAAAAACCTTCCACTTGCAACGCAAGATTAATCAGTCACAACCTGAACCATTGATGGCCATCTTGCCGGGTGTATCACTGAGCCAGCTTTGGGAAAGTATGAATATGATGGAAAATACATTAAGAGTGATTTCCTGGCTGATACTCAGCGCCGCATTGATGGGCCTGAGTGCCACCTTGCTTGCATCAATGCGCGAACGTCAAAAAGAACTCGCTGTATTTCGTACATTGGGTGCAAGGCCGTGGTTTATTTTTGCGCTGATTCAGGCCGAGACTCTGTTGATAACACTCACTGCGATCATGATGGCACTGATCAGTTTCAGTTTGATATTAAGTGGTGCTCAGGATCTGATCAGCAGCCGTTTTGGTATCAGTATCGATCCGAATTTTCTTACTCTGGAAATCGGAAAAGTACTGGCTATCATTTTGATCGCCAGCCAGTTAGTCAGCTTCTATCCGGGTTATAAGGCGTATCGTTTGTCGCTGAATTAG
- the folE2 gene encoding GTP cyclohydrolase FolE2 has translation MLINREIADTTKKLPDVASAHATPIALSLNWVGMDQIDLPLSVVTREHADTDISTSNVDARVNCYVSLDNEQAKGIHMSRLYRSVNRHAQQQAFTPRIAHELLNDMIASHRDLSCDAYFNMSFNLTLNRPALLSDNSGWKSYPVEIICRQQEGHHISELKITVPYSSTCPCSASLSRQLLANKIRQHFSAENDSSSRSDSSSNQIDLDQLTSWLQSSEGSVATPHSQRSYAYIKVRFQHDDYFPIVELIDAVEDALKTPVQTAVKREDEQEFARLNGENLMFCEDAARRVKHTLMQHSNIADYWLKVEHQESLHPHNAVAIAVADLPGGFHPSSGF, from the coding sequence ATGTTAATAAATCGTGAAATAGCCGATACCACTAAAAAACTACCCGATGTCGCCAGTGCCCACGCAACACCAATCGCTCTGTCACTTAACTGGGTCGGTATGGACCAGATTGACCTGCCTCTTTCGGTCGTCACACGCGAACATGCAGACACTGATATCAGCACTTCCAACGTAGACGCCAGAGTAAACTGTTACGTCAGCCTGGATAATGAACAGGCCAAAGGCATTCATATGTCACGACTGTATCGATCGGTTAATCGCCACGCTCAGCAACAGGCATTTACTCCCCGAATTGCCCATGAACTGCTGAATGACATGATTGCCAGCCACCGTGATCTGAGTTGTGATGCCTACTTTAATATGTCGTTTAATCTGACATTGAACCGCCCTGCACTTCTGAGTGACAACTCTGGCTGGAAAAGTTATCCGGTAGAAATTATTTGTCGCCAACAGGAAGGTCACCATATCAGTGAACTTAAAATCACCGTGCCTTATTCCAGCACCTGTCCGTGTTCCGCCTCTCTGTCACGTCAGTTACTGGCGAACAAAATCCGTCAGCATTTTTCTGCAGAGAATGATTCGAGTAGCCGCAGTGACTCAAGTTCTAATCAGATCGACCTGGATCAATTAACCAGCTGGTTGCAAAGCAGCGAGGGCTCTGTGGCTACACCACACAGCCAACGCTCATATGCTTATATCAAAGTGCGTTTCCAACATGACGATTACTTCCCGATTGTTGAATTGATTGATGCCGTTGAAGACGCATTGAAGACCCCGGTACAAACAGCCGTAAAGCGGGAAGACGAACAGGAGTTTGCCCGATTAAATGGTGAAAATCTGATGTTCTGTGAGGATGCTGCCCGTCGGGTAAAACACACCCTGATGCAACACAGCAACATCGCTGATTATTGGTTAAAAGTAGAACACCAGGAAAGCCTGCATCCGCACAATGCTGTTGCGATTGCAGTGGCCGATCTTCCCGGTGGTTTTCATCCAAGCTCAGGCTTTTAA
- a CDS encoding DUF1826 domain-containing protein, translating into MASTAMACNVANNLKGDTPEVLPLIYQDGVNLIQWQRAERAATREYAQYLTSNSSHFSVFKSRLEPDSAAAILQKELPDHGYKQDFIDDAVLLVDMFCTLFELPAALARVSVLDSAMCPKFHTDKVPCRLVTSFCGAGTEWLENHQVRRHKMGHNTQGKSDKDAGVFIHQRFIQQVGTQDVVLLKGESWEGNENNGAVHRSPMPVAGENRLLMTLDFSD; encoded by the coding sequence ATGGCTAGTACTGCGATGGCCTGTAACGTGGCCAACAATCTGAAAGGTGATACTCCCGAAGTATTACCGCTGATTTATCAGGACGGTGTTAATCTGATTCAGTGGCAGCGTGCAGAACGCGCTGCAACACGTGAATACGCGCAATACTTAACATCGAACAGCAGCCATTTCTCGGTGTTTAAAAGTCGGTTGGAGCCAGACTCTGCCGCCGCTATTTTGCAGAAAGAACTGCCGGATCATGGCTATAAACAAGACTTTATCGATGATGCAGTCCTGCTGGTTGACATGTTCTGCACCCTGTTCGAGTTACCAGCTGCATTAGCACGCGTATCGGTACTGGACTCAGCTATGTGTCCGAAGTTTCATACCGATAAGGTACCTTGCCGTCTGGTGACCAGTTTTTGCGGTGCTGGCACTGAGTGGCTGGAGAATCATCAGGTTCGTCGACATAAAATGGGCCACAACACGCAGGGAAAATCGGATAAAGATGCGGGTGTATTCATTCATCAGCGATTTATTCAGCAGGTGGGTACACAAGACGTGGTGTTACTCAAAGGTGAATCCTGGGAAGGTAACGAAAACAACGGTGCGGTTCACCGCTCTCCAATGCCAGTTGCTGGCGAAAACCGCTTATTAATGACTCTGGATTTTTCCGACTGA
- a CDS encoding DUF3299 domain-containing protein, which yields MFAAVGRERGTERRQKRSLICQTIVLLLFIGLSASVLADYQPVEWPDLIPEEDLKALQNPPEQITGSEEGGLADAIASKLALAMDPDRELTPYEKALTSSKVKQEYNNKKIRMPGFIVPLEFNQQRVTEFFLVPFFGACMHLPPPPPNQIVYGKMEQGVELYTLMDAFWIEGTMSTKAVKNETATAAYSMTVDRVEPYYND from the coding sequence ATGTTCGCTGCAGTTGGGCGGGAAAGAGGTACAGAGAGGCGTCAGAAGAGAAGTCTGATATGCCAGACGATCGTTTTATTACTCTTTATCGGTTTAAGCGCATCGGTATTGGCTGACTACCAACCCGTGGAGTGGCCTGATCTGATTCCCGAGGAGGATTTAAAAGCGCTGCAAAATCCACCAGAGCAAATTACAGGTAGTGAGGAAGGTGGACTGGCGGATGCAATCGCCAGCAAGTTGGCGTTGGCGATGGACCCTGATCGTGAATTGACCCCTTATGAAAAAGCCCTCACCTCCAGCAAAGTGAAACAGGAATACAATAACAAAAAAATTCGTATGCCAGGCTTTATTGTGCCGCTGGAATTTAACCAACAGCGTGTCACCGAGTTCTTTCTGGTGCCATTTTTTGGTGCCTGTATGCATTTACCCCCGCCACCGCCGAATCAGATCGTTTACGGAAAAATGGAACAGGGCGTGGAACTGTATACCCTGATGGACGCCTTCTGGATTGAGGGAACCATGTCGACCAAAGCGGTAAAGAACGAAACCGCCACGGCTGCTTATTCCATGACGGTTGATAGGGTAGAGCCTTATTACAACGACTAG
- the hisI gene encoding phosphoribosyl-AMP cyclohydrolase — translation MSKSFFKDIELSECGRRFAAADILNQLTFNEQGLIPAIAQDATTGQVLMMAWMNSESLNYSLTNGVMTYWSRSRNTLWRKGESSGHWQHIVSMQVDCDGDALLFRVNQAGAACHTGRRHCFYFSLDAETNEFLITSNPDNSI, via the coding sequence ATGAGCAAATCATTTTTTAAAGATATCGAACTCTCTGAGTGCGGTAGGCGCTTCGCTGCGGCCGATATTCTGAATCAACTGACATTTAATGAGCAGGGTCTGATTCCGGCCATTGCTCAGGACGCTACCACTGGCCAGGTGCTAATGATGGCGTGGATGAACAGTGAGTCACTGAATTATTCGTTAACGAATGGAGTAATGACGTACTGGTCACGCTCACGAAATACCCTGTGGAGAAAAGGCGAATCCAGCGGTCACTGGCAGCATATTGTATCGATGCAGGTAGATTGTGATGGCGACGCCCTGCTATTCCGGGTAAATCAGGCAGGGGCTGCTTGCCACACAGGTCGTCGCCATTGTTTTTATTTCTCGCTGGATGCCGAAACCAATGAGTTTTTAATTACGTCAAATCCTGATAATTCCATTTAA